In Deefgea piscis, the genomic window GGCTCTTTAGTGCGTTTTGAGCGCGAGCAATACACTTGGCGATCCGAATCAACGCAAATGATTCATCGTGGGCAATTGCGCTTAGGTTCAAACTTATTTCATATCGGGATTATTGGGGTGTTTTTGGGGCATTTGGGCGGCCTACTCACCCCGATGGTGGTGTGGCAAGCCTTGGGGGTGACCCACGAAGCAAAACAAATCTTAGCGATGACAGCTGGGGGGATTTTAGGCGGCTTAGGAATTATTGGCCTGCTGATTTTGCTCTATCGCCGCTTTAGTAATGAGCGCTTGGCAGCGATGATGCCAATGCGAGATAAAGTGGTATTGCTGTGGTTATTAGTGACGTTAGGCTTGGGGTTGTTGACGATTCCTTTGTCGATGGCGCATTTAAACGGCGATATGATGGTGATGTTTATGGAATGGGCACAGCGTATTGTGACCTTTCGTGGTGACGCAGCATCTTTTGTTATTGGTTCTCCTTTGGTGTTTCAGCTGCATATTTTCTTTGGAATGACCTTTTTTATTATTTTTCCGTTTACTCGAATGGTGCATGTCTGGAGTGGTTTTGCCAGTGTGACTTATCTAGGGCGAGCTTGGCAGTTAGTGCGCCCGCGCGCTTAAATTGCACGACAACATGATCACGGCGAACTGAGTTCGCCGTTTTTATTGGCTAATGAATAAGGAAATGGCGATGGGAATCTCGGTGAATGGGGTGGATATTAGTGACGACGTAATTCAATTAGAGCGTCAAGCGCAGCCAGAGAAAACACTCGATGAGGTGGTCAAAGAGGTGATTTTACGGACAGTTTTGCTGCAAGAAGCGCAAAAATTAGCCATTGAAGGTCAAGATGACGATGAAATCATTGGTAAGCTATTAGAGCGTGAGATCAAAGTGCCGCAGGCCGATGCTGCAAGTTGTTTGCAATGGTATGAGCAGCACCCAACAACCTTTGTGCAAGGGGAGTTGGTGACGGCCAGTCATATTTTATTTCAAGTAAGCGAGACGGTTCCTTTGGAGTTATTACGGGCGAAGGCCGAGTCGATATTGGCGGATATTTTGCAAAATCCAGCCGTGTTTGAGCAATGTGCTAGGCAGTATTCAAATTGCCCTTCTGGGCAGGTGGGCGGCAGTTTAGGGCAGTTTTCGCGCGGCGAAATGGTGCCTGAATTTGATAAAGTGGTGTTTGCACTGCAAGCGGGGGAAATCTCCCCGCGCTTATTAGAAACCCGATTTGGTTTGCATATCCTACGCTGTGAGCACAAGCTGCTTGGCAAAAGATTAGACTTTGCGATGGTAAAAAATAAAATCGCGCAGTATTTACACGAATCGGCGACTCGGCAGGGGATGAACCACTATTTGCAGCAAAAAGTGAGAGCGGCAAAGATAGAAGGGTTTGATCTGATCGGCGCTGATTCGGTGCTCATGCAATAAAGGTTTGCCTGATTAGGTCTGTGCTTCAGA contains:
- a CDS encoding peptidylprolyl isomerase, whose product is MAMGISVNGVDISDDVIQLERQAQPEKTLDEVVKEVILRTVLLQEAQKLAIEGQDDDEIIGKLLEREIKVPQADAASCLQWYEQHPTTFVQGELVTASHILFQVSETVPLELLRAKAESILADILQNPAVFEQCARQYSNCPSGQVGGSLGQFSRGEMVPEFDKVVFALQAGEISPRLLETRFGLHILRCEHKLLGKRLDFAMVKNKIAQYLHESATRQGMNHYLQQKVRAAKIEGFDLIGADSVLMQ
- the narI gene encoding respiratory nitrate reductase subunit gamma; the encoded protein is MDYLQYFIFGIYPYIALTIFLLGSLVRFEREQYTWRSESTQMIHRGQLRLGSNLFHIGIIGVFLGHLGGLLTPMVVWQALGVTHEAKQILAMTAGGILGGLGIIGLLILLYRRFSNERLAAMMPMRDKVVLLWLLVTLGLGLLTIPLSMAHLNGDMMVMFMEWAQRIVTFRGDAASFVIGSPLVFQLHIFFGMTFFIIFPFTRMVHVWSGFASVTYLGRAWQLVRPRA